One window of Sphingomonas sp. KC8 genomic DNA carries:
- a CDS encoding DegT/DnrJ/EryC1/StrS family aminotransferase produces the protein MPSPALTHPTLAHDRDAPKTVHFAPAVIHSRWPTHDEDEIAAVVDVLRSGRVNALCHGDRCRTFEQSFAAMCAMPHALSVSNGTVALELALRVLGIDAGDEVIVTARSFVASASCVITCGAKPVFADVDPVSQNLTAQSIAAVLTPRTRAIIVVHLGGFPAAMDEIMVLAEAYGLKVIEDCAQAHGARFHGQPVGSFGDVAAFSFCTDKIMSTGGEGGMLVLRTRAQWEKAWSLSNHGKDFTKAHLPGGGAFRWIHDDFGSNCRMTEMQAAIGSIQLAKLPGWTATRRRNAGILLETLGGLLNLRLVQPPGECDHAYYAFYAFTPTDPPHSAAFRDRIVAQMNDAGMPCQSGSCPEIYREQAFLAAGHTPKQSLPIARQLGQTSIKLPVDQTLAPREMQEIGRTLAGILKAECE, from the coding sequence ATGCCATCCCCCGCCTTGACCCATCCCACATTGGCCCACGACCGCGATGCACCGAAGACGGTGCACTTCGCGCCTGCTGTGATTCATTCACGATGGCCAACCCATGACGAGGACGAAATCGCCGCGGTCGTCGACGTGCTGCGATCTGGCCGCGTCAATGCGCTATGCCATGGCGATCGCTGCCGGACGTTCGAACAGTCCTTCGCGGCGATGTGCGCGATGCCCCATGCGCTGTCGGTGTCGAATGGCACGGTGGCGCTGGAACTTGCGCTGCGCGTTCTGGGGATCGACGCGGGCGACGAGGTGATCGTCACAGCGCGCAGCTTCGTGGCGTCGGCCAGTTGCGTCATTACCTGCGGCGCCAAGCCCGTATTCGCCGATGTCGATCCCGTCAGCCAGAATCTGACCGCCCAAAGCATCGCCGCAGTGCTGACCCCGCGTACGCGGGCGATCATCGTCGTTCATCTTGGCGGCTTTCCCGCCGCGATGGACGAAATCATGGTCCTTGCCGAAGCCTATGGTCTGAAGGTGATCGAAGATTGCGCACAGGCGCATGGCGCACGTTTCCACGGCCAGCCCGTCGGATCGTTCGGCGATGTGGCGGCTTTTTCCTTCTGCACCGACAAGATCATGTCGACCGGGGGGGAAGGCGGCATGCTGGTGCTACGAACACGGGCGCAATGGGAAAAAGCATGGTCGCTTTCGAACCATGGCAAGGATTTTACCAAGGCGCACTTGCCGGGTGGTGGCGCGTTCCGCTGGATTCACGACGACTTCGGCAGCAATTGCAGGATGACCGAGATGCAGGCCGCAATCGGATCAATCCAATTGGCCAAATTGCCGGGATGGACGGCAACGCGACGGCGGAACGCCGGTATTCTGCTGGAAACGCTGGGCGGCCTGCTCAACCTGCGGCTTGTGCAGCCGCCCGGCGAATGCGACCATGCCTATTACGCATTTTATGCCTTCACCCCGACCGACCCGCCGCACAGCGCCGCGTTTCGCGATCGCATCGTGGCACAGATGAACGATGCCGGCATGCCCTGCCAATCAGGAAGCTGCCCGGAAATCTATCGGGAACAGGCGTTCCTTGCAGCCGGCCATACCCCGAAGCAAAGCCTACCGATCGCCCGCCAACTGGGGCAGACCAGTATCAAGCTACCGGTGGATCAGACGCTTGCCCCGCGTGAAATGCAGGAAATCGGACGCACGCTGGCGGGTATCCTGAAAGCGGAATGCGAATAA